From a region of the Pseudomonadaceae bacterium SI-3 genome:
- a CDS encoding AI-2E family transporter: MLNNDRLLVQILLLVLLGACVWVLAPFASALFWAAVLAFASWPIMRVLTRWLKGNSTLAATLLTGGWMVLVAVPLVWLGFNIADQIREFNVLVHNLQVQGLPAPPAWLAELPLIGDNLLNIWNTLDEQGTAFFATIRPYVGQVGNWLLVRSARVGGGMLELALSLVLVFFFYRDGPKLAAFVHSLLHRLIGDRADHYLELVAGTVQRVVNGVIGTAAAQAILAYVGFSIAGVPGALILGLLTFAFSFLMVPPLVWGPATLWLAWQGQYGMAIFLGIWGMFIISGVDNVLKPYLISRGGNLPLVVVLLGVFGGVLAFGFMGLFLGPTLLAVAYSLLEDWLVKEVPGVVTPAKLPGNQSNDAAVRD, translated from the coding sequence ATGCTTAACAACGATCGTCTGCTGGTGCAGATTCTGCTCCTGGTGCTGCTCGGTGCCTGTGTGTGGGTGCTGGCCCCGTTTGCCTCGGCGCTATTCTGGGCAGCGGTGCTGGCATTCGCCAGCTGGCCGATCATGCGCGTGCTGACCCGTTGGCTGAAGGGCAATTCCACGCTTGCCGCAACCCTGTTGACCGGCGGTTGGATGGTGCTGGTGGCCGTGCCGCTGGTCTGGCTCGGATTCAACATTGCCGACCAGATCCGCGAGTTCAACGTGCTAGTGCACAACCTGCAAGTGCAGGGACTGCCAGCACCGCCGGCGTGGCTCGCTGAGCTGCCACTGATCGGCGACAACCTGTTGAATATCTGGAACACGCTGGACGAGCAAGGGACGGCCTTCTTTGCGACGATCCGGCCCTATGTCGGTCAGGTCGGCAACTGGTTGCTGGTGCGCAGCGCGCGCGTAGGCGGGGGGATGCTGGAACTCGCGCTCAGCCTGGTACTCGTGTTCTTTTTCTATCGCGACGGGCCAAAACTGGCGGCATTCGTCCATAGCCTGCTGCACCGTTTGATCGGTGATCGCGCTGATCATTACCTGGAGCTGGTGGCTGGGACAGTTCAGCGCGTCGTCAACGGTGTGATCGGCACTGCTGCTGCCCAGGCGATTCTGGCGTACGTCGGCTTCAGCATTGCAGGCGTACCCGGTGCACTGATCCTCGGTCTGCTGACGTTCGCTTTCAGTTTCCTGATGGTCCCACCCTTGGTCTGGGGCCCTGCCACACTCTGGCTCGCCTGGCAGGGGCAGTACGGCATGGCGATATTCCTGGGTATCTGGGGAATGTTCATTATCAGTGGGGTGGACAACGTGCTGAAACCCTACCTGATCAGTCGCGGAGGCAACCTGCCATTGGTGGTGGTGCTGCTTGGCGTGTTTGGTGGCGTGCTGGCGTTCGGTTTCATGGGGCTGTTCCTCGGCCCGACGCTGCTGGCAGTTGCCTACAGCCTCCTGGAAGACTGGCTGGTCAAGGAAGTGCCTGGGGTCGTCACGCCAGCAAAACTACCGGGCAATCAATCCAACGATGCAGCAGTCCGCGACTAG
- a CDS encoding DUF4892 domain-containing protein, giving the protein MRVRWVTALILAISTADAADLPGSRDFDLLPRYPQSEIVGFKERDVLDRTYPLDSIRRISGRLRMSDQIAASGHLTAVTYLLPDVHTGIEAFERGRNRLLNEGAELLFWCEGRECGSSSLWANEVFHRSTLYGPEARQAYLLARLPGDSDRLMALYGVTRGNGRPYLHVEQFVPDQPLGIILPNPGTLLRQLKSTGELWLPRLPQEPTAEWGALLANVLRLDSTIRVSLKGKGVAAWYEALTQERIKARRMEAEASDEDGLRMTLLR; this is encoded by the coding sequence ATGCGAGTTAGATGGGTAACAGCGCTGATCTTGGCTATCAGCACCGCTGATGCGGCGGATCTTCCGGGCAGCAGAGACTTCGACTTGCTTCCGCGATACCCGCAATCTGAAATCGTGGGCTTCAAAGAGCGGGACGTGCTGGACCGAACCTATCCGCTGGATTCGATACGGCGTATCAGCGGGCGGCTACGCATGAGCGATCAGATCGCCGCCAGCGGCCACCTGACGGCCGTTACCTATCTTCTGCCCGATGTCCATACCGGCATCGAAGCGTTCGAGCGTGGACGAAATCGTCTGTTGAACGAGGGCGCTGAACTGCTCTTCTGGTGTGAGGGGCGTGAGTGCGGATCGAGCAGTCTATGGGCTAACGAGGTGTTTCATCGCTCTACGCTGTACGGCCCAGAGGCGAGGCAAGCCTATTTGCTGGCGCGCCTGCCAGGCGATTCGGATCGGCTGATGGCGCTATACGGTGTAACCCGTGGCAACGGTCGTCCTTATCTGCACGTGGAGCAGTTCGTGCCTGATCAGCCGCTCGGTATCATCCTGCCAAATCCGGGCACCCTGTTGCGTCAGTTGAAAAGCACTGGCGAACTCTGGCTGCCTCGATTGCCGCAAGAGCCGACGGCAGAGTGGGGCGCGCTGCTGGCCAATGTCCTGCGGCTCGACAGCACGATACGGGTCTCGCTGAAAGGCAAAGGCGTTGCGGCTTGGTACGAAGCGCTTACCCAGGAGCGAATCAAGGCGCGGCGCATGGAGGCGGAGGCCTCCGACGAGGATGGGCTACGTATGACGCTGTTGCGTTGA
- a CDS encoding alpha/beta hydrolase, protein MSVTFEEIRLSLPHIEVAAHLYGPEDGQPVIALHGWLDNAATFSRLAPLLEGVRIVALDLPGHGHSDHRPLGAAYNIWDYAHDVLQTAEQFGWKRFSLLGHSMGAIVSVLLAGAMPDRVERLALIDGVIPYTGEAETAPQKLGESLQKLLVVDDKRKPVYASFEQAVAARMKGVGAVSHEAAERLAQRGLMPVPGGYTWRTDARLMLPSSMRLTRAHALAFVHGVACPASLVLAEQGLLTQPAMLELTQALPFVLHRLPGGHHLHLDDEVGAEAVAAVFNPFFAG, encoded by the coding sequence ATGAGTGTCACGTTCGAAGAGATCCGCCTGAGCCTTCCACATATCGAGGTAGCGGCTCACCTGTACGGTCCGGAGGACGGTCAGCCGGTCATTGCTTTGCACGGCTGGCTGGACAATGCGGCCACCTTTTCGCGTTTGGCGCCGTTGCTTGAGGGCGTCCGGATCGTTGCGCTAGACCTGCCAGGGCACGGGCATTCCGATCATCGACCGCTTGGGGCGGCGTACAACATCTGGGACTACGCGCACGACGTCTTGCAGACGGCCGAACAGTTTGGCTGGAAGCGGTTTTCTTTATTGGGGCACTCGATGGGCGCCATCGTGTCGGTGTTGCTGGCCGGTGCCATGCCTGATCGGGTCGAGCGACTGGCCCTGATCGACGGGGTGATCCCCTATACCGGCGAAGCCGAAACGGCGCCGCAGAAGCTTGGGGAATCGCTGCAAAAGTTGCTTGTCGTCGACGACAAGCGAAAGCCGGTCTACGCCAGCTTCGAGCAGGCTGTCGCGGCGCGCATGAAAGGCGTGGGGGCTGTCAGCCATGAGGCAGCCGAGCGGCTCGCGCAGCGAGGGTTGATGCCGGTTCCCGGTGGTTATACCTGGCGCACTGATGCGCGTTTGATGCTGCCGTCGTCGATGCGCCTGACTCGTGCCCACGCGTTGGCATTCGTGCATGGCGTGGCCTGTCCGGCGAGCCTGGTGCTGGCAGAACAAGGTTTGCTGACCCAGCCGGCCATGCTCGAACTGACCCAGGCCTTGCCATTCGTGCTGCATCGGTTGCCCGGCGGCCATCACCTGCACTTGGACGATGAAGTCGGGGCCGAAGCGGTGGCGGCAGTTTTCAACCCGTTCTTCGCAGGGTGA
- a CDS encoding alpha/beta hydrolase encodes MTQRIFFAHANGFPSATYRKLFEDLTPEYAVTHLDQHGHDPRFPVDDNWQNLVQELIEQLAALQEPVWGVGHSLGGMLHYHAALQRPELYRGVVMLDSPMPTWLDQTLIWAGKRFGFIDRLTPAGRTLGRREQFSCVDEARRYFASKALFRAFDPACLDAYVEHGLEPTAQGVRLRFDPETEIRIYRSVPHVTPGWPHALKMPLAVVRGRESRVVLPHHLYLLRLVAHGEAHTLPGGHMFPLERPGETAALLRQLFGRWTELDRRGAA; translated from the coding sequence ATGACGCAACGCATTTTTTTCGCTCACGCCAACGGTTTTCCATCTGCCACCTATCGCAAGCTGTTTGAAGACCTGACGCCCGAGTACGCAGTCACCCACCTCGATCAGCACGGTCATGACCCGCGCTTCCCGGTCGATGACAACTGGCAGAACCTGGTGCAGGAGCTGATTGAACAGCTAGCGGCGTTGCAGGAGCCGGTCTGGGGAGTCGGGCATTCGCTTGGTGGAATGCTGCACTATCACGCCGCCTTACAACGCCCGGAGCTTTATCGCGGGGTGGTCATGCTCGATTCGCCTATGCCGACCTGGCTGGATCAAACCTTGATCTGGGCGGGTAAACGCTTTGGTTTCATTGATCGTCTGACGCCCGCGGGGCGTACCCTTGGTCGTCGCGAACAGTTCAGTTGCGTCGACGAAGCGCGGCGTTACTTCGCCAGCAAAGCACTGTTTCGCGCTTTCGATCCTGCCTGCCTGGATGCGTATGTCGAGCATGGGCTCGAGCCGACTGCTCAAGGGGTGCGTTTGCGCTTCGACCCGGAGACTGAAATTCGTATCTATCGCAGCGTGCCGCATGTGACGCCCGGCTGGCCCCATGCGCTGAAGATGCCACTGGCTGTCGTGCGGGGACGTGAAAGCCGAGTTGTGCTGCCCCATCATCTTTATCTGCTACGACTGGTCGCCCACGGCGAGGCGCATACCTTGCCCGGCGGGCATATGTTTCCGCTCGAGCGACCGGGTGAAACCGCGGCCCTGCTCAGGCAGTTGTTCGGTCGCTGGACCGAACTGGACAGGCGGGGTGCCGCATGA
- a CDS encoding esterase: MSIWQRPPSLEQLNANRQNTIVELLDIRFEAVEEDCLTASMVVDSRTHQPYGLLHGGASVVLAETVGSMASYQCIDPSRFYCVGLEVNANHIRAVRSGRVTAVCRPVHLGRSSHVWDIRLHGDDGKLSCISRLTVAVVPIGENSPQPMEAS; this comes from the coding sequence GTGAGCATTTGGCAGCGACCACCGAGCCTCGAACAACTCAACGCCAACCGTCAGAACACCATTGTCGAGCTGCTAGATATTCGTTTCGAAGCAGTCGAAGAGGATTGCCTCACAGCCAGCATGGTCGTTGACTCCCGTACTCACCAGCCCTATGGGTTGCTGCACGGCGGTGCTTCGGTAGTGCTCGCTGAGACCGTTGGGTCCATGGCCAGCTACCAATGCATCGACCCGAGCCGATTTTATTGTGTCGGCCTCGAAGTGAACGCCAACCATATCCGCGCGGTACGCAGCGGTCGTGTCACCGCGGTCTGTCGTCCGGTTCATCTGGGACGGTCCAGCCACGTCTGGGACATACGGCTGCACGGGGATGACGGCAAGCTGAGCTGCATTTCGCGTTTGACTGTTGCGGTCGTGCCGATTGGCGAAAACAGTCCGCAGCCTATGGAGGCGTCGTAG
- the sixA gene encoding phosphohistidine phosphatase SixA, with the protein MMLWLLRHGEAEPRNRTDAERNLTAAGRVEVERAAAHLQGQPLQAILASPYQRAQQTAEIVRQALGFSRSVETVPWLTPESDPADALLYLDRRSEQHVLLVTHQPFVGVFGGWLVSGHRDAPIPMATASLAELEGEHVAAGLMRLVALRHPV; encoded by the coding sequence ATGATGTTGTGGCTGTTGCGCCACGGCGAAGCCGAGCCCCGCAACCGGACCGATGCCGAGCGTAACCTCACCGCTGCGGGTCGAGTCGAAGTGGAGCGCGCCGCCGCGCATCTACAAGGGCAACCGCTGCAGGCCATTCTGGCAAGTCCCTATCAGCGAGCCCAACAGACCGCTGAGATCGTCCGGCAGGCGCTCGGTTTTAGCCGATCGGTGGAAACCGTACCCTGGTTGACGCCGGAATCTGATCCGGCCGATGCGCTGCTTTATCTCGATCGTCGTAGCGAACAGCACGTGTTGCTGGTCACCCATCAGCCCTTTGTCGGTGTGTTCGGCGGGTGGCTGGTCAGTGGTCACCGCGACGCGCCCATTCCGATGGCAACCGCTAGCCTGGCTGAGTTGGAAGGGGAGCACGTTGCGGCGGGGTTGATGCGCCTGGTTGCGCTGCGGCATCCAGTCTAA
- a CDS encoding DUF4389 domain-containing protein: MNTSHRSAERESLILRALWMLIFFFVWQLAELALLVVIVAQLVLQAVNGKANDSLLEFGDSLSQYVAQIGRFGTFNTDRKPWPMSDWPKPRPADREAVPPVQPAPPKQEPQP, translated from the coding sequence ATGAACACATCACACCGCAGCGCAGAGCGCGAGTCGCTGATTCTGCGCGCACTCTGGATGCTGATTTTCTTTTTTGTCTGGCAGTTGGCCGAACTGGCCCTGCTGGTTGTAATCGTGGCGCAGTTGGTGCTGCAGGCGGTGAACGGCAAGGCCAACGACAGCTTACTGGAGTTCGGTGACAGCCTCAGCCAGTACGTGGCGCAGATAGGCCGTTTCGGCACGTTCAATACCGATCGCAAGCCTTGGCCGATGTCCGATTGGCCGAAACCGCGTCCGGCCGATAGGGAAGCGGTGCCTCCAGTACAGCCGGCCCCACCAAAACAGGAGCCGCAGCCATGA
- a CDS encoding NAD(P)H-dependent glycerol-3-phosphate dehydrogenase, producing MTEQQPIAVLGGGSFGTAIANLLAENGHSVRLWMRDAEQAESIRTHRQNPRYLKGVTLLPGVCPVTDLGQTLADCQLIFVALPSSALRQALAPFADHLSGKMLVSTTKGIEAQGFMLMSQILEEIAPQARIGVISGPNLAREVAEHALTATVVASDDEALCRCVQQALHGRTFRVYASSDRFGVELGGALKNVYAIMAGMAAALGMGENTRSMLITRALAEMTRFAVRLGANPMTFLGLAGVGDLIVTCTSTKSRNFQVGHALGEGLSLDEAVSRLGEVAEGVNTIKVLKTKAEELQVYMPLVAGLHAILFEGRTLDQVIALLMRGEPKTDVDFISTDGF from the coding sequence ATGACTGAACAGCAACCCATAGCGGTGCTTGGCGGCGGCAGCTTCGGAACCGCTATCGCAAACCTGCTTGCCGAGAACGGCCACAGCGTCCGTTTGTGGATGCGCGATGCCGAGCAGGCCGAGAGCATTCGCACGCACCGCCAGAATCCGCGATATCTGAAAGGTGTGACGCTGCTGCCAGGCGTCTGCCCTGTCACCGATCTTGGGCAGACGTTGGCTGACTGTCAGCTGATCTTCGTCGCATTGCCTTCCAGCGCCTTGCGCCAGGCCTTGGCCCCTTTCGCTGATCATCTATCGGGGAAGATGTTGGTTAGCACTACGAAAGGTATCGAGGCCCAGGGCTTCATGCTGATGAGCCAGATCCTGGAAGAAATCGCGCCACAGGCCCGAATCGGGGTGATTTCAGGACCTAACCTGGCGCGAGAAGTAGCCGAGCATGCACTGACCGCGACGGTTGTCGCCAGCGACGATGAGGCGCTTTGCCGTTGCGTGCAGCAGGCGCTGCATGGGCGCACGTTTCGTGTCTATGCCAGTTCTGACCGGTTTGGCGTCGAGCTTGGCGGAGCATTGAAAAATGTGTACGCGATCATGGCTGGTATGGCCGCAGCCCTCGGCATGGGCGAAAACACCCGCAGTATGCTGATCACGCGCGCCCTGGCTGAAATGACTCGCTTTGCTGTTAGGCTCGGCGCAAATCCGATGACGTTTCTCGGGCTGGCAGGGGTGGGAGACCTGATCGTCACGTGCACCTCGACGAAGAGTCGCAACTTTCAGGTGGGCCATGCTCTTGGTGAGGGGTTGAGTCTCGATGAGGCGGTGTCGCGGCTGGGTGAAGTGGCCGAAGGCGTCAATACCATCAAGGTATTGAAGACCAAGGCCGAGGAGCTACAGGTCTACATGCCACTGGTCGCGGGTCTGCATGCCATTCTGTTTGAGGGGCGTACGCTGGATCAGGTGATTGCGCTGCTGATGCGCGGTGAACCGAAGACCGACGTGGATTTCATTTCCACCGACGGTTTCTGA
- a CDS encoding 3-hydroxyacyl-[acyl-carrier-protein] dehydratase FabA, which produces MTKQQAFTREDLLRCSRGELFGPGNAQLPAPNMLMVDRIVHISEVGGKYGKGELVAELDINPDLWFFACHFEGDPVMPGCLGLDAMWQLVGFYLGWQGNPGRGRALGSGEVKFFGQVLPTAKKVTYNIHIKRTISRSLVLGIADGTVSVDGREIYSAEGLRVGLFTSTDSF; this is translated from the coding sequence ATGACCAAACAACAGGCCTTTACTCGGGAAGATCTGCTCCGTTGCAGCCGCGGCGAGCTGTTCGGCCCCGGTAATGCGCAACTGCCCGCGCCGAACATGCTAATGGTTGACCGCATCGTTCATATCAGCGAAGTCGGCGGCAAGTACGGCAAGGGCGAGCTGGTTGCAGAGCTGGATATCAACCCTGATCTCTGGTTCTTTGCCTGCCACTTCGAAGGTGACCCGGTCATGCCTGGCTGCCTGGGCCTCGATGCCATGTGGCAGCTGGTCGGCTTCTATCTGGGCTGGCAGGGCAACCCGGGCCGTGGTCGTGCGCTGGGTTCTGGCGAGGTCAAATTCTTTGGTCAGGTCCTGCCGACCGCCAAGAAGGTTACCTATAACATCCATATCAAACGCACCATCAGCCGCTCTCTGGTACTCGGTATCGCCGATGGCACCGTCAGCGTGGATGGTCGCGAGATTTACAGTGCCGAAGGTTTGCGTGTCGGCCTGTTTACATCTACTGATAGCTTCTGA